The DNA region TGTCAATTCTCAAAAAATATCAGTTTATTATGTTTTCTAGGTTGTTGATGTAACTATGTTTACTATTCTCCAAACAGCAAATAAAATAGAACACACATGCAACATATGTATTGAAGAACAACTTACATTGCTGGATAGAAATTCTCATATTTTCAAAGTTCAAGACTTTCCAAAGATCCTCATGAGTACTAGCAACTCTCCACTGACGACATACCATAGCAGAGCGACAAAGGTCGACATGATTCAAGAACGAGAATACCTGTTGATGaggcaaaataaataaaaacaaataaagatcTAAAAAGGGATAGCTAcgaatttatttatcttaaaatgCAAACATGTGTACCATATGTAATAGGTCATCAGTCAAATCAATATGAACTTCCAAATCATCATCTTCTCTCCCATCTTTCCGACCATAATTCAAGATGAAACCCTGGCAGAACATATCAGTATCTGTCCGAGAAGAAGATGCAATGCCAAAACCGTCAGTTCTCTCCATAGACGAACCAGAAGCATCTGAAGATATCACAGAAGCAGACCGGCCCTCACTGCCACTAAACATCAgttatcaaaataatttaaaacgaAACGAACAAACGAATGACAATCAAAAGGATTATGTTTCTATCAAGATTCAGTGATCAAGTAGTCAATAGGGGTTTAGAGAGCTCACGCAAGGCCACAGTAAACTTTGGCACGCTTGTGGTACTCAGCTTCCTCCATCGTACAATCCTCAGCGTTGCTAGATGACCATGCGCGCTTCAATTCAGCCCCCGCGGCTTCCCCTTCCTCCATCGCTTTAGTCTAAGGAACGTTATGCTCTAGGTTAAAACAAGGTTTAGGAACTTCTTTAATTAATAATGAATCAAACTTATCTCTTATAGACaaatagattatatatttatactaaaataagtCATATTTCTAATTGGATTAGAATATAATCTCAATCATAACCCTTTTAGTAAAAGGAAAAACTAAAACTTGTCCAAAAGAATGAGAAAACATTCTTTCTGGAGTATGGGTTGTCTTGAAAGGACCTGAAACTAACTACTGGAGTATCAAACAAGCCAACGTAACTCATGGTTTGTAAATAAATTGATCAAGTGGAGGCATCGCATTTACCCGATGATTAAACGCAGGCTGGGAGATGGGGTCTCTACACGGTTCTGGTATGACAACTGGTCGCCTTTCGGACAACTTGATTCCTTTCTAAAGCCGGCTTCTTCGAGATTAGGAATCGCAAAGAATGCATCACTAGCATCCCTGTATCAAGGAGGCAACTGGTTAATACCTCCTGTAAGGTCAGAAACTCAACTACTGCTACGAATACACCTCACTACTCTATCGCTTACTACTGATGCTGATTTCTATGAGTGGGAGATGGAAGGGAAGGTATTGGAATCTTACTCTATGGGCAGTATGTATACTTTTCTGTGTGGAGACAGGGCTTCAGTCTCATGGGCGAAAGTCGTCTGGTCCTCCTTCGGGATTCCGAGGCATGACTTTCTTGCTTGGCTAACTGTACTAAATAGATGCCCAACAAGGGATCGACTACTTAGTTGGGGCTTGACAGTGAGCCCTCTCTGTCTCCTTTGTAACTCCGCATCAGAATCTCGGGACTACCTTTACTTTATTTGCCCCTACTCTCATTCTCTCTGGTCTTCAATCGCAAGGCGTTGCAATCTGGTCGCCCATCACTCTTGGGAGGATACTCTGACTCAGATGCAAGGACTCTCTTCAAGCCGCCCAATTATGCGACTCACTTTAATAGCGGTCAAAGCGACAATCTACTGGTTATGGAGTGAGCGCAACAGCAGGCTGCATAGAGCGACTTTCAAAGGAAAAGAGTCTCTCCTCCTGACCATTGATCGGCAAATCAGAAACAGGATCTCATCACTGCGTGTTTCCCACCCGGCGACCTCTTCGGCGATGATGCAGCACTGGTTAGCTACGCCGCAGGCCTCAGTCATCCTCCTCTACTCCAACAAACTGTTTCCTCTCCCTCAAACGCTCTCTCCTTCGTGATCAAACTCTGCGGAGGTTGCCATGTCAACAATGTTACTTTGCTGGGCTTTTCACATTCTCATGGGCTCAACACCTTTTACTACAAATTTGGGCTTAATTTAGTTCTTCCACTATGTGTTTCCTCTATCTATTATTAGGCTGGGCTCGTAAAAACTTAACCTTTCGGTtgtaacattttctttttcttatgcTTTAAATATGAATGCCatttacaaaaaacaaaaaaaaagaatgaaaaaacatttaaaaaaatagttgaaGTTTTAGGCTATGcacaattattaagaaatttgttatctattttaaaaaacatgattaaaatataaatttaaaactatttaaccAATTATAAAAGACAATGTTGAGTATGATTGGTTAcatagtttttaataaagtaaaaagtaacattgaaagttgaaaacatcatatattttgaaacatcaaaacatCTATTGTGAAATGGAGGGAATATATGTCTAAAACCTTTGAAGTTTTATCTCCCAGCTGCAGCAATTAGGGTTTAAGAAAATGCAAAAGATGCGAATAAATAATTAGGAGGAAGCTTTATTATAAACCAAAGTGGTCATTGATCAAATCCGGAAGATAAAAATAATCCGCCAACAAttagaaaggaaaaagacaaaataGCAGAGAGTCTTTGGTTCTTCTCGCTGCTTCCCCGTTCGTTTGGTCAGGtacgatgttttttttttttaaacacggTCAGGTAGGATGTTTCAATATGGTGTTGTTTGCAACAGTTGCTGTAAAGTAGATACTTCGAGGTCtgtatgattttctttttgttgtttagcaaaaaaaatgattttctttttgttggcATGGCAAAAAGTTTGTACGATGAAAGAATGAATGGTTGTTGTTTGGGTCAAACTGACATTTCCAACTTCCAACAGAAGACGAAGCAATAGTGTCACGCGCGCACGAACGTAAGCAGAATAACCGAAACGAAGACAGTTAGTTTATGAAGGATATAGATGTCATTTACTCATGGAAAAGCTTTTGATGGCcaaattaaagttttttttttatcaaacccAAATGCATTCACTAGAAAGAGCCTAGACTCCGGTAACAGAGTTCGAAACATACAAAGGGAGAGCTGATTTTGCCACCGAATCAGCGTCGGAGTTCGGCCAAATTAAAGCTTTTGATGGCCAAATTAAAGCTTTTGAGACAATTGGTGAACGTCTAACATATCGAAAGCTTTTGGCCCTGTCCAATGGCCTTTCCTTTTAACACTATAAGAAAAGTATGTAACCTCCGACAAAACTTTCCAAGAACTTTGTCATCGGTAAAATCAGGATGAGTTTCTAATAATTTACTGAcaatttacataatttgttGGAAAATAATCGGAAAGCTCCATCCAATATACTTTATTTTATCGGAATTTCATCTGATAAGCATTCTTGAAATTTTCTCGGAAAATTGTATTTACCAACAAGCGCATTGAAAATTACGTAAAATAAAGTATTAGCGTTTGACTGAAAATGGCCTAATGAATCAacagtacaaaaaaaaatgtcataaCAAAAGCAGCCTAAGAAAAGCCACAATACAGGGACTATAAGCACTACTGAAACTAGAGACTTGGACCATTAGTTACATCCCAAACACCACACCATAGCATTTAGTATAATCTAGAGAgagttatatataataaaacattcgATGCAAAAACCTGGTCTTGCAAAACATTAGGACTGCCAAAGACGCGCTTCAAACTAGGGCACACTGTTTGGAACCTCACCACGCTCACCGAGGATATCTGTTAATAATAACCAGGAcatagttttcaaaatttgaatcCTCTTATTAGCTAATCTTCATATCAAAGTAAAAGTAGTAAACACACCCTGCTAGTTACCTTTGAACAGAAACGGAGATCCAGTGTCTCTAGTGAGCAGCATCCAGATATAGCTGCTTCAACTCCTGCTTCATCCATTTTACAAGACTACCAAAGACAAAAATACAAAGTGTGTTTAGTGATAATATCTTCACATGTACTCGAACtacagatatatatatgtaaacccATGTAACCCAGCTTATTTAACTAGcttaaaaccaaaacaattaAGATATAAATAGAGCCAATCATGGGGAAAAAACATTACCTGAAGAAAGAGAGTAGACAATCTTGGACAGCCAAGCTTCAGTACTTCCAGAGAGCAACAGTTGCTAAAACAATCCATTTTtggatttaaatttaattagcAAATAGAAAAACACCAATCTTTTTGATGAAAACTAAAGAAACAAGTCATTTCAACCTTGTAAATCATATCTTACCTTAGATTAAGCAAGGCCAGGCTGGAACAGGCGATATCAACCTCCTTTAAATTGACACATAGCGAAAGGTTCAGTGATGATAAATTATCAAACCGAGCTGCATGCGGTATCAACACTTTCATGATGTTGGGGCAACCCACACAGCTGAGGTTTTTTAGTAACCGGTTGGTACTTATTTCAGCTAGTTCTTGAGTACTCTCACCAGAACCCCAATCAAGTTCAAGGTCATGCATGTTAACACTGCCGTTCAAGCTCAAATGGGTCAAGTGTGAGCAGCACGCAAGTATATCAGCTATCACAGTCTGACAGAGAGTTCCATGAGACAGGTCCAACTCTTCAAGTGCCGGTAAAGCACCTTCTTTGTATAGAGGTTCCAGTGATGAGTCAATGAGATCTTTGCAGGCTTGTAGTTTGAGTACCTAAACAATGAAATATGCACATCATAACTCAAGAAGTTCTCATGAAAtgaataataagtatatatgcTCTACTGCAGACAGAAAAATTATACAAGTCATAAGGTCTTAGATACCTTAAGTTGGTTGCATGACTTGAAGATGGGCTCCAGACTCATCAAGCAAGTGTACGACAAATCAAGAACAGACAAATTGTGGAGGCCTTTCAAGGAAGAAAAGCCATCAGAACCAATAGAGGAGCACCACGTTAGCATCAGTGACTCAATTAGTGGGCAAGAAGCAGTGATAGCAGGCAGACAGTCATCCCTCAGTTGACTAGAAAGGCAATGGAGGGAAGTTGATTAGCAGCACCATAAGATAAGTcatgaaaatgaaatataacAAGCAATAAATGATTACCGGCAGAAAGACGCATCTAAAGATGTTAATAGAGGGCAAATGATGGATGCTTCAGAGAGTACAACGCAACATTTTAATTCAAGGGACACCATATAAGGCGCTTCGATATTGAGTACACTCAGTTTTGGGCATATTTCTAGATTTAGAGACCGAAGTGCAACCTGGTAATAACCAGAACGGTCAAAGGGAGAAGCAAGAAATATCCATCAGTTAGTTATATGTTATGGGAGAAGCATAGCAAGTTGCTATGCTTCAATATTAGCAACACTTACAGGCTTGAAAAATGCAGTTTCAATATTATCACATCCATCCAAACAGATCTGCTCCACGCGAGGGCACTTCAAGTCAAGAGAAGTAACAGCACGACAGCCAACAAGGGACAGGAAAGACAACGATGAGTTGCAGAACCGCACTTCTGTTAagcactacaaaaaaaaaatcacccaGTACTGctttaattaactatttatatatttcactATGTTATCATATGGCTGCAGccaaaagaacaagaagaaactGTAATCACACACCTCACAGTTGTCAAGAATTAACGACTTCAGCATTGGGCACCCACCACCGACATCACAATTAGATAGTGATTTACAACCAGAGAGATCCACTTCTTGCAAGGACTGGCAGTGCAGAACTAATGTTGTCAAATTCTCCCGTTTCTTGAGAGCTAATCTCtgcaacaaaaaataaataaaagaaatattaacgGGTTAATTAGAACAAAACTGTATTAACAAAACATGGTAACTAAGTGCATCATGCACTGCATACTTGAAGGGCGTTGGAAGTGATAGTGACTCGTTGAAGATCTGGACATTTTGAAATAGTGATTGATGAAAGCATGGTGCTTTGCAAGTTTAGCTCTGTAAATCTGTTAAAACACATCGAAAAGAGGAGGACACTTGTGTGAAAAATATGATAGCACAACTTTTGCTTTAAAATTtttcagagaaaaaaaagagatgaagtCTATACTTGCAGCAGTCTACTAGGCTTAAACTCTGCAAACAGGAGAGATGCAACGCAACAGATGTCAACTGTTTGCAATTATCAAGCTCCAGAACCTGAAATATAGATGATATGTGATTAAAGGTTGTAGAACAGTGTGCATGTGTATGtgtgtggaaaaaaaaaacacataccTCCAGCGCTGGACTATTAGCAATCCAAGTCATAGACGCCGATGTTATAAGCTCACAGCTATGAAGCTTGAGAACCGTCAACTTGGGAAGATATACTGActtcaaaagaagaaaatgtcACACAAATTGTCAGAAAACGAATATGAGAAAACAGATAGCAGAGATAACATAGACACCAACCTCAAAAGATATATTTGGGCAGCAGGAAGCATTAAGAATACGGAGACCAGCACAAGCCTGGGCTATTAAACTCAACGTTTCATTACTGAGAATGGAACAGTTAGAGACATTTAGCGATTCTAGTAGAGGACACGAAATGGTAGCTGAACGGATAGCAGCATCTTGGAACATAGGGCACGATGTTATATTAAGATGTTGGAGGAGTGGACAGTTAAGCACCGCCTGTAACATCTCCTTGCTTTCTAATGATAAAGACCTGAGCTGTGGACAGCTAATATATATGATAGAAAAAAATAGTGATATAACTGTGGATGAAATACACATAAACCAATAagaatcaaattaaaaaaaaaaaaacagctttACCTGATAGTCAGAAGCATAACGCtgcatttttcaaatttaagttCATGTAGCCGATTATGACTCAGGTGTAATTCCAGAGCACCGTTTCCCGGACTAACGTCGTTTATGGTCAAGCTCCTTAGCCTTTTACACTTTCTCAATATC from Raphanus sativus cultivar WK10039 chromosome 8, ASM80110v3, whole genome shotgun sequence includes:
- the LOC108819934 gene encoding uncharacterized protein LOC108819934, with the protein product MIKRRLGDGVSTRFWYDNWSPFGQLDSFLKPASSRLGIAKNASLASLYQGGNWLIPPVRSETQLLLRIHLTTLSLTTDADFYEWEMEGKVLESYSMGSMYTFLCGDRASVSWAKVVWSSFGIPRHDFLAWLTVLNRCPTRDRLLSWGLTVSPLCLLCNSASESRDYLYFICPYSHSLWSSIARRCNLVAHHSWEDTLTQMQGLSSSRPIMRLTLIAVKATIYWLWSERNSRLHRATFKGKESLLLTIDRQIRNRISSLRVSHPATSSAMMQHWLATPQASVILLYSNKLFPLPQTLSPS
- the LOC108818883 gene encoding F-box/LRR-repeat protein 15-like isoform X2, producing the protein MEEGEATGAELKRVWSSSNAEDCTMEEAEYQKRAKVYCGLAECRSASVISSDASVSSMEKTVSFGIASSSRTDTDMFCQNFILNYGRKDDDLEVHIDLTDDLLHMVFSLLNHVDLCRSAMVCRQWRVASAHEDFWKVFNFKNMKISIQQFENICLRYPNATEVNVYGFPAANALALKAATTLRNLEVLTIGDGNLSENFFQILRKCKRLRSLTINDVSPGNGALELHLSHNRLHELKFEKCSVMLLTISCPQLRSLSLESKEMLQAVLNCPLLQHLNITSCPMFQDAAIRSATISCPLLESLNVSNCSILSNETLSLIAQACAGLRILNASCCPNISFESVYLPKLTVLKLHSCELITSASMTWIANSPALEVLELDNCKQLTSVALHLSCLQSLSLVDCCKFTELNLQSTMLSSITISKCPDLQRVTITSNALQRLALKKRENLTTLVLHCQSLQEVDLSGCKSLSNCDVGGGCPMLKSLILDNCECLTEVRFCNSSLSFLSLVGCRAVTSLDLKCPRVEQICLDGCDNIETAFFKPVALRSLNLEICPKLSVLNIEAPYMVSLELKCCVVLSEASIICPLLTSLDASFCRQLRDDCLPAITASCPLIESLMLTWCSSIGSDGFSSLKGLHNLSVLDLSYTCLMSLEPIFKSCNQLKVLKLQACKDLIDSSLEPLYKEGALPALEELDLSHGTLCQTVIADILACCSHLTHLSLNGSVNMHDLELDWGSGESTQELAEISTNRLLKNLSCVGCPNIMKVLIPHAARFDNLSSLNLSLCVNLKEVDIACSSLALLNLSNCCSLEVLKLGCPRLSTLFLQSCKMDEAGVEAAISGCCSLETLDLRFCSKISSVSVVRFQTVCPSLKRVFGSPNVLQDQVFASNVLLYITLSRLY
- the LOC108818883 gene encoding F-box/LRR-repeat protein 15-like isoform X1 codes for the protein MEEGEATGAELKRVWSSSNAEDCTMEEAEYQKRAKVYCGLAGSECRSASVISSDASVSSMEKTVSFGIASSSRTDTDMFCQNFILNYGRKDDDLEVHIDLTDDLLHMVFSLLNHVDLCRSAMVCRQWRVASAHEDFWKVFNFKNMKISIQQFENICLRYPNATEVNVYGFPAANALALKAATTLRNLEVLTIGDGNLSENFFQILRKCKRLRSLTINDVSPGNGALELHLSHNRLHELKFEKCSVMLLTISCPQLRSLSLESKEMLQAVLNCPLLQHLNITSCPMFQDAAIRSATISCPLLESLNVSNCSILSNETLSLIAQACAGLRILNASCCPNISFESVYLPKLTVLKLHSCELITSASMTWIANSPALEVLELDNCKQLTSVALHLSCLQSLSLVDCCKFTELNLQSTMLSSITISKCPDLQRVTITSNALQRLALKKRENLTTLVLHCQSLQEVDLSGCKSLSNCDVGGGCPMLKSLILDNCECLTEVRFCNSSLSFLSLVGCRAVTSLDLKCPRVEQICLDGCDNIETAFFKPVALRSLNLEICPKLSVLNIEAPYMVSLELKCCVVLSEASIICPLLTSLDASFCRQLRDDCLPAITASCPLIESLMLTWCSSIGSDGFSSLKGLHNLSVLDLSYTCLMSLEPIFKSCNQLKVLKLQACKDLIDSSLEPLYKEGALPALEELDLSHGTLCQTVIADILACCSHLTHLSLNGSVNMHDLELDWGSGESTQELAEISTNRLLKNLSCVGCPNIMKVLIPHAARFDNLSSLNLSLCVNLKEVDIACSSLALLNLSNCCSLEVLKLGCPRLSTLFLQSCKMDEAGVEAAISGCCSLETLDLRFCSKISSVSVVRFQTVCPSLKRVFGSPNVLQDQVFASNVLLYITLSRLY